Within Gilvibacter sp. SZ-19, the genomic segment AAGTTGGTAGTGATCCCTCTGCGGATTCGATCGATATCGCGATCTTCTATTACTAGCGGATTCTCAACACCATCTATAAAGAAGTTATTGCTAAAGAAACCGTTTCCTGGAGATTCCTGATAGCGTACTGAAGTGGTGTTAAAAATATTAAATTTCTTCTGGCGGTAATTGATATTACCGGTAAGACTGCTTCCCCAAGGGAAACCAACATTGGTAATGATAGAGCCGTTAAAACCTAGATTCTTGTCTTTTTTAAGTACAATGTTTATGATTCCTGCGGAGCCTTCGGCATCATAACGAGCAGAAGGAGAAGTGATCACCTCTACGCGCTCAATGGTCTCTGCTGGCAATTGTCTAAGTGCATCCGTGTTTCCAAAGCCTGCAAGCGCACTTGGTCTTCCATTTATCAAGATCTGAACATTGCCGTTTCCTCTAAGGTTGATAGCGCCATCTACATCTACAGTTACCGAAGGTACATTATTTAAAGCGTCGCTAACTGTTGCTCCGCTAGTAGTAAGGTCCTTACCGATATTGTAGATCTTCTTGTCTAAGCGCACCACAACCTCTGTGGTCTCTGCAGTAACGACTACTTCGTCCAAACTTGCAGCGTCCAGGGCCATAGCCACTGGTGGTAATTCGGTGTTCTTGTTTACCAAGACATTTTCTTTCCTAACTGTTTTGTAGGAGATGTAATCGTACTGCACGGTGTAGATACCTTCTGGTACCGAGATCGAATACTTCCCATCTATTTCTGTGATTCCTCCTGCAACCAGATCATTGGTAGCATTAAAAAAGGAAACGGTTGCAAATTCTAAGGGTTGTCCAGTTTGCTCATCAACTATTAATCCTTTAACGGTATAGTTGCGGGCATTGGCTTGACCATAACTCAGTTGTATAGTAAATAGGAGTAGGGCAATATAGGTTAGCGTTTTTAGCTGCATGATGGGTAATTTTCGGCGAAGTTAGACCGATAAATCACGCAGCTAAGCCAACATTTTGTTAATGTTATATAATGTTTTGTAAAAAATCTTGAACCGCATCGATAGGTCTACCAACCACTGCTTTTTGACCATCGCTTAAAATAGGACGCTCTATTAGTTTTGGATGTGACACCATAGCGGCTATTAACTCTTTTTCTGACAGGCTTTTACCTTTAAAATCAGATTTCCAGATAGCCTCGCCTTTACGGATCAAGGCATCTGCCGTTATCCCCAGTTGCCCTAGCAGCTGGGTCAATTCCGCAGCAGTTAAAGGATCGTTCAAATACAAGCGAACTTTATGGTCCAAACCACTTGCCTCAAGGGCTTGTAGTCCTTCTCTAGATTTTCTGCAACGCGGATTATGATATATGGTGATCATGGGCATAAGGTTTTATTAAAGCTTCTAATTCTAGGGTGTAATCGTGCTGGAGATCTTCGTGTAATTTCTCGATCTTTTGCTCGATCAAGTGGATCTGTCGCCAGAATATATTGGTCAAAACACGATTCTCGAAAATTGTTGGTTTTATTAAGGTCATGCGATAACAGAAGTGCATGAGCAATTCCACCGCAGTCTCGTTTCGGTTGGAGTATCTTATAAATCGACGCAGTTCCCTTAAGATCTTGCGTACGCTTTTCTTTATATAATAATGAGATTGGTTATTTATGCTGTCAAAGCTTTGATCCATATCGGCCTGAAGGGCGCTAATGTAGCTTTCCTCATCTTGCCGATCAAAAAGCAAATAGCTCAGCATTTCTTTATTGTCTCGTTTAAAACGGGCCAATTCCAAACAGAGGTTTATAAGACTATCTCTGTCTTGAAGATTTAGCTCTTTTTTGATCTGAGATAAAGGTTGTGGCTTTATACCCATAGCCCGTATTTACGCCTTTGGAGATTTACCCGAGATATGACCGGCCACGATCATTGCATCAGTTTCTGCAAGAGAGCGAAACACTTCAAATGTCTTTCCTTGAGTGCGCTGTGCTCCCATAGCATTGCCGTATTGTGCCGCCTTGACATAGGCCGTGTCCTCTTCTAAAAGACCAAAGGCAATACCTCCGGCAAAGGAATCTCCGCAACCCGTAGTATCTACAACATGATCCACAATGACCGGGGCAACGTGCTCGGCATGCAGCTCGCCCGCTTTTAGGCTGTAGACCATAACGCCGCGTGCATCTAAGGTAACATAGAGCGATTTTAGTCCTTGTTTTAAACAATGCGAGGCAAATTCCGGGAGTTGTGATTCACTCATGGCATCGTGCGTAGCCAACTCACCCAGATCGTATTCGTTCTTAAACCAGCTGCAATTCGCCTCTTCCAAATTCATCTTCAAAACATCGATATAGGGAAGCCAACGGTCGCGATCCACCCAAAACTTGGTCACGCGATCTCCGCGATGGGTCAGGGCAGTGGTGGGGCCATGGGCATCAAAAACCACGGTGGCCTCACTGTTGTTCTTTATATATTGTAGGGTCTCTAAAGGAACTTCGAAATCGGTAACAGGGACACAGACAAAAACATCGCAATCCAGCAGTGGCGCTACATCTTCTGGGGTTATTGGCGGCATAAAGGCCGTTTGTTTTTCTTTTCTGTTATTCTGATCTAAGAACTGTAGTTGGATCACATCGCCTTGGTCACTAGCAGCAGAGATATGATCTGTATTGATGTTTTCATAGGGAGCCAATACATCGAGTACACCCTGATAGTCCACTTTGCGAACATGCGTTACCGGATACACAACGCCTTGGTCGCCCAGAAGTTTGGACAAGGCTATGGCCGTATGGGTAGCTGCTCCGTATTTTTGGATCACTTCTCCGTGGTGTGTGACTATATGATCCCTTGGGATCGGACCTAAAACTGCAATTTTATACATATTCTAAAGTTCGTCGGCCGGTTTCTCTTGCCCGGTCATCATTAAATATTCCTTCAAGAATTCGTCTATATTTCCGTCTAGAACGGCATCTGTATTACCGCTCTCGTAATTGGTCCTCACGTCTTTGATCAATTTATACGGATGCAAGACGTAGTTTCTGATCTGTG encodes:
- a CDS encoding carbohydrate kinase family protein; translation: MYKIAVLGPIPRDHIVTHHGEVIQKYGAATHTAIALSKLLGDQGVVYPVTHVRKVDYQGVLDVLAPYENINTDHISAASDQGDVIQLQFLDQNNRKEKQTAFMPPITPEDVAPLLDCDVFVCVPVTDFEVPLETLQYIKNNSEATVVFDAHGPTTALTHRGDRVTKFWVDRDRWLPYIDVLKMNLEEANCSWFKNEYDLGELATHDAMSESQLPEFASHCLKQGLKSLYVTLDARGVMVYSLKAGELHAEHVAPVIVDHVVDTTGCGDSFAGGIAFGLLEEDTAYVKAAQYGNAMGAQRTQGKTFEVFRSLAETDAMIVAGHISGKSPKA
- the arsC gene encoding arsenate reductase (glutaredoxin) (This arsenate reductase requires both glutathione and glutaredoxin to convert arsenate to arsenite, after which the efflux transporter formed by ArsA and ArsB can extrude the arsenite from the cell, providing resistance.); translation: MITIYHNPRCRKSREGLQALEASGLDHKVRLYLNDPLTAAELTQLLGQLGITADALIRKGEAIWKSDFKGKSLSEKELIAAMVSHPKLIERPILSDGQKAVVGRPIDAVQDFLQNII